One genomic region from Proteus vulgaris encodes:
- the ybeD gene encoding DUF493 family protein YbeD: MKTKLNELLEFPCSFTYKVMGHAKPELVDQVVEVIQRHAPGDYTPSVKPSSKGNYHSVSITINATHIDQVETLYKELGELELVRMVL; this comes from the coding sequence ATGAAAACAAAATTAAATGAACTGTTAGAGTTTCCATGTTCTTTCACTTATAAAGTGATGGGTCATGCAAAACCAGAATTAGTGGATCAAGTTGTTGAAGTTATTCAACGCCATGCGCCTGGTGATTACACACCATCGGTTAAACCGAGTAGCAAAGGTAATTACCACTCTGTTTCTATTACCATCAACGCAACTCATATTGATCAAGTAGAAACGTTGTATAAAGAATTAGGTGAACTTGAACTAGTACGTATGGTTCTGTAA
- the proV gene encoding glycine betaine/L-proline ABC transporter ATP-binding protein ProV has translation MAIKLEVKNLYKVFGEHPKRAFELLESGMNKDQIFDKTGLTVGVQNANLAIEEGEIFVIMGLSGSGKSTLVRLLNRLISPTKGEVLIDGENIATMSDKELRQVRRKKISMVFQSFALMPHMNVLDNTAFGMDLAGLSKDERYKKAMDALEQVNLGSYANSWPDELSGGMRQRIGLARALANDPDILLMDEAFSALDPLIRTEMQDELLSLQGDKQRTIVFISHDLDEAMRIGDRIAIMQGGVVVQTGTPDEILNNPANDYVRTFFRGVDISHVFSAKDIAKRRPETLLHVAPGFGPRSALKVLEDEDRNFGYLIERGRKFIGIVSVTSLEEALKNKQPIESAILSEPCAINGDTPLNELISTVAQSPCAIPVIDEKNRYIGLISKGMLLQALDKETPNE, from the coding sequence ATGGCAATTAAACTCGAAGTAAAAAATCTCTACAAGGTATTTGGCGAGCACCCTAAACGCGCTTTTGAATTATTAGAGTCTGGTATGAATAAAGATCAGATTTTTGATAAAACAGGGCTTACAGTGGGCGTTCAAAATGCAAATCTGGCAATTGAAGAAGGCGAAATATTTGTCATCATGGGATTATCTGGTTCAGGTAAATCCACACTAGTCCGCCTTCTCAATCGTCTGATCTCTCCAACAAAGGGAGAGGTGCTTATTGATGGTGAAAATATTGCCACTATGTCGGATAAAGAATTACGACAAGTGCGCCGTAAAAAAATCAGTATGGTGTTTCAGTCATTTGCACTAATGCCCCATATGAACGTGCTTGATAACACCGCATTTGGAATGGATCTCGCGGGATTAAGCAAAGATGAGCGTTATAAAAAAGCGATGGATGCCTTAGAGCAAGTCAACTTGGGCAGTTACGCAAACTCTTGGCCTGATGAGCTTTCTGGTGGGATGCGTCAACGTATCGGTCTTGCGCGTGCACTTGCTAATGATCCCGATATTTTATTGATGGATGAAGCCTTTTCAGCACTCGATCCATTAATTCGTACAGAAATGCAGGATGAGTTATTAAGCTTACAAGGTGATAAACAGCGCACCATTGTGTTTATCTCCCATGATCTGGATGAAGCTATGCGGATTGGCGACCGAATTGCCATTATGCAAGGTGGCGTTGTTGTTCAAACGGGTACACCAGATGAAATACTTAACAATCCAGCAAATGATTATGTGCGTACTTTTTTCCGTGGTGTTGATATTAGCCACGTATTTAGTGCAAAAGATATAGCCAAACGTCGCCCTGAAACCTTACTGCATGTTGCGCCCGGTTTTGGTCCTCGATCTGCCTTAAAAGTACTCGAAGATGAAGATAGAAACTTTGGCTATCTCATTGAACGAGGAAGAAAATTTATTGGCATCGTTTCTGTCACATCTCTTGAAGAGGCGCTGAAAAATAAACAACCTATTGAGTCAGCTATTTTATCTGAGCCTTGTGCCATTAATGGTGATACACCGTTAAACGAGCTGATTTCAACTGTTGCACAATCTCCCTGTGCAATTCCTGTTATTGATGAAAAAAACCGTTATATCGGCTTAATTTCTAAAGGAATGTTATTACAAGCACTGGATAAGGAGACGCCAAATGAGTAA
- the rlpA gene encoding endolytic peptidoglycan transglycosylase RlpA: MRLQWVLIGISALLLSGCVVDKTNTNKPPAPLPNVPAQRVLGAEPRYEPYHPTANQDYRKNGVVYRIVTDPANFSERGEAIVYDSLAMSRLTTIGERVNPYEFAVAHPTLPIPSYAKITNLLNGRTMVVRINDRGPYVNGKQIQVTPAVSDSLRLMPTTPLLIEGIVVDQSGHMSGIGTHGAQIEKKTTALPERPNFNAQPATPAPLTTSTPINNNMPVEPSAPVQVKAPTPIPAPVPTPAPAKAEAPKPVLSSNSIAQGFYVQVGALSNENNAQFWLNDLSSLFNTQGVINKTDGLYKVQLGPYSSKDQAETIKNKLKQVKDITGFIITQ; encoded by the coding sequence ATGCGTCTGCAATGGGTTTTGATTGGTATCAGTGCATTGCTACTGTCGGGGTGTGTTGTTGATAAAACGAATACCAATAAACCGCCAGCACCATTACCCAATGTGCCAGCTCAACGTGTTCTCGGTGCAGAGCCACGTTACGAGCCTTATCATCCTACGGCAAATCAAGATTATCGAAAAAATGGGGTGGTTTACCGTATTGTGACTGATCCTGCAAACTTTAGTGAGCGAGGAGAAGCGATTGTCTATGATAGTTTAGCGATGAGTCGTTTAACTACCATTGGTGAACGCGTTAATCCTTATGAGTTTGCTGTTGCTCATCCTACATTACCGATCCCAAGCTATGCAAAAATCACAAACTTACTCAATGGGCGCACAATGGTTGTACGTATTAACGACCGTGGCCCTTACGTCAATGGAAAACAGATCCAAGTCACTCCAGCGGTTTCTGATAGCTTACGTTTAATGCCGACAACACCCTTGCTTATTGAAGGAATTGTTGTTGACCAAAGTGGCCATATGAGCGGTATCGGTACACATGGTGCGCAAATAGAGAAGAAAACGACCGCATTACCTGAGCGTCCTAATTTTAATGCTCAGCCAGCAACACCTGCGCCATTAACGACATCAACACCTATCAACAACAATATGCCTGTTGAACCATCGGCTCCTGTGCAAGTAAAAGCACCTACTCCAATTCCGGCACCAGTTCCAACGCCGGCTCCGGCGAAGGCAGAAGCCCCCAAACCCGTATTATCCTCAAATTCCATAGCACAAGGCTTTTATGTCCAAGTTGGTGCTCTCAGTAACGAAAATAATGCACAATTTTGGCTCAATGATTTATCGTCGTTATTTAACACTCAAGGTGTGATCAACAAAACAGATGGATTATATAAAGTACAACTCGGCCCTTATTCATCTAAAGATCAAGCCGAAACGATAAAAAACAAGCTAAAACAAGTTAAAGATATCACTGGATTTATTATTACCCAATAA
- a CDS encoding glutaredoxin family protein: MSVILYTKPNCVQCSATERALKQKNIPFVAVDLTKDTQALARIVSMGYRQVPVVVHGEQHWSGFCPDKIRQITL, translated from the coding sequence ATGTCTGTTATCCTCTATACCAAACCGAATTGCGTTCAATGCAGTGCCACAGAACGCGCTTTAAAACAGAAAAACATTCCGTTTGTTGCAGTCGATCTCACCAAAGATACACAAGCTCTCGCCCGTATCGTTTCTATGGGATATCGCCAAGTACCTGTTGTGGTTCATGGTGAACAGCATTGGTCAGGTTTCTGCCCTGATAAAATCAGACAGATCACGCTCTAA
- the lipB gene encoding lipoyl(octanoyl) transferase LipB translates to MKIFTVQDKTIIIRQLGVKPYLPVSDSMHQFTEKRESHTPDEIWLVQHEQVFTQGQAGKAEHLLNTGTIPVIQSDRGGQVTYHGPGQQVMYVLIDLKRNHVGVRQLVTALENTVIDTLAEFNVEAYARADAPGVYVKGDKICSLGLRIRKGCSFHGLALNIDMDLSPFARINPCGYSDLKMTQLIDFAPNTTTTQVAPLLVKHFCTQLGFQPQQ, encoded by the coding sequence ATGAAGATTTTCACGGTGCAAGACAAGACAATCATTATTCGCCAATTAGGTGTGAAACCCTATTTACCGGTTTCTGATTCTATGCATCAGTTTACGGAAAAACGGGAAAGTCACACACCTGATGAAATATGGCTCGTTCAACATGAACAGGTTTTTACCCAAGGCCAAGCAGGTAAAGCTGAACACTTATTAAATACGGGAACTATCCCGGTTATTCAATCCGATCGTGGTGGTCAAGTAACTTATCATGGCCCCGGTCAGCAAGTGATGTATGTTTTAATTGATTTAAAACGCAATCATGTAGGTGTTCGTCAATTAGTTACCGCTCTTGAAAACACCGTTATAGATACGCTAGCAGAGTTTAATGTGGAAGCTTATGCTCGCGCTGATGCGCCCGGCGTTTATGTAAAGGGTGATAAAATTTGCTCTTTAGGATTACGCATTCGTAAAGGTTGCTCCTTTCACGGACTTGCGCTCAATATCGATATGGATTTATCCCCTTTTGCACGAATAAATCCTTGCGGTTATTCTGATCTAAAAATGACGCAGTTAATTGATTTTGCACCGAATACGACAACGACACAGGTAGCACCGTTATTAGTTAAGCATTTTTGTACACAACTAGGATTTCAACCACAGCAATAA
- the dacA gene encoding D-alanyl-D-alanine carboxypeptidase DacA — protein MKQILPAKLLRTSLLSATFALLTVSHQSIAEDSLKTMIPAVPSIEAESYILIDYNSGKVLAEMNADVRRDPASLTKMMTSYVIGQSIRAGKISNSDIVPIGEEAWATGNPVFRGSSLMFLKPGDQVTVAQLTRGINLQSGNDACVAMASYVAGSQDTFVTMMNDYVKRLGLKNTQFQTVHGLDAPGQYSSARDMALIGAALIRDVPDEYAIYKEKEYTYNNIRQTNRNGLLWDTSLNVDGIKTGHTASAGYNLVASATEGDMRLISAVMGGHSSKGRDAESKKLLTWGFRFFETVKPLQVGKEFAAEPIWYGETDKVQLGVDKDVYLTIPRGRLKDLKASYVLDNVELHAPVTKNQVVGTINFQLDGQVIEQRPLVVMNEVKEGGFFSRIIDYIKLLFSHWFG, from the coding sequence ATGAAACAAATACTCCCAGCAAAATTACTAAGAACAAGCCTATTAAGCGCCACTTTTGCTTTACTCACAGTAAGCCATCAAAGTATTGCGGAAGATTCCCTAAAAACAATGATACCGGCTGTTCCTAGTATCGAAGCCGAATCTTATATTCTTATTGATTATAATTCTGGGAAAGTACTGGCTGAAATGAATGCCGACGTTCGTCGTGATCCTGCAAGTTTAACCAAAATGATGACCAGCTATGTTATCGGTCAATCCATTCGTGCTGGTAAAATCTCTAATAGCGATATCGTACCGATTGGTGAAGAAGCGTGGGCGACGGGTAATCCTGTTTTTCGCGGCTCATCTTTAATGTTCTTAAAACCGGGTGATCAAGTTACTGTTGCGCAGTTAACCCGTGGTATTAACTTACAATCAGGGAATGATGCTTGTGTCGCAATGGCCTCTTATGTTGCAGGAAGCCAAGATACATTTGTGACCATGATGAACGACTACGTTAAACGTCTTGGTTTAAAAAACACACAGTTCCAAACCGTTCATGGTCTTGATGCTCCGGGACAATATAGCTCGGCTCGCGATATGGCACTAATTGGTGCTGCATTAATTCGCGATGTGCCTGATGAATACGCCATCTATAAAGAAAAAGAGTACACCTACAACAATATCCGCCAAACAAACCGAAATGGTTTGTTGTGGGATACCAGTTTAAATGTTGATGGTATTAAAACAGGCCATACTGCATCAGCAGGTTATAACCTTGTTGCGTCTGCAACTGAAGGCGATATGCGTTTAATTTCTGCTGTTATGGGTGGTCACTCATCTAAAGGTCGTGATGCCGAAAGTAAAAAGCTACTTACTTGGGGTTTTCGTTTCTTTGAAACCGTAAAACCATTACAAGTGGGTAAAGAATTTGCTGCTGAGCCTATCTGGTATGGCGAGACAGATAAAGTACAATTAGGGGTAGATAAAGATGTTTATTTAACTATTCCTCGTGGTCGTTTAAAAGATTTAAAAGCAAGCTATGTTCTTGATAATGTAGAATTACATGCACCTGTGACTAAAAACCAAGTTGTAGGAACAATTAATTTTCAACTTGATGGTCAAGTTATCGAACAGCGTCCGCTAGTTGTGATGAATGAAGTAAAAGAAGGTGGTTTCTTTAGCCGTATTATTGACTATATCAAATTATTATTCTCACACTGGTTTGGCTAA
- the nrdF gene encoding class 1b ribonucleoside-diphosphate reductase subunit beta, whose product MSSPLLSHVNAINWNRIEDEKDLEVWNRLTMNFWLPEKIPLSNDIPSWNTLTQAEKQLTIRVFTGLTLLDTIQNTVGAPTLMPDALTPHEEAVLSNICFMEAVHARSYSSIFSTLCLTTDVDEAYRWSEENPYLQKKAEIILRYYQDEDPLKKKIASVFLESFLFYSGFYLPMYWSSRGKLTNTADLIRLIIRDEAVHGYYIGYKFQNQLLNKSELEKQDIKDFAFSLLLDLYDNEVKYTEDLYDTVGWTEDVKKFLHYNANKALMNLGYEALFPDEITNVSPAILSSLSPDANENHDFFSGSGSSYVIGKTINTEDDDWDF is encoded by the coding sequence ATGTCATCACCTTTATTAAGCCACGTTAATGCGATTAATTGGAATCGCATTGAAGATGAAAAAGATTTAGAAGTTTGGAATCGCTTAACCATGAATTTTTGGTTACCTGAAAAAATTCCACTCTCTAATGACATCCCCTCATGGAACACGCTGACTCAAGCTGAAAAACAACTCACAATTCGTGTTTTTACAGGGTTAACTTTGCTTGATACGATCCAAAATACCGTAGGTGCGCCCACTTTGATGCCTGATGCACTCACGCCACATGAAGAAGCCGTGTTATCTAATATCTGCTTTATGGAAGCGGTTCATGCTCGCTCTTACAGTTCAATATTTTCCACACTCTGCTTAACAACTGATGTCGATGAAGCATACCGCTGGAGTGAGGAAAATCCTTACTTACAAAAGAAAGCAGAAATTATTTTGCGTTATTATCAAGATGAAGATCCTTTAAAGAAAAAAATCGCCAGCGTCTTTTTAGAATCCTTTTTATTTTATTCAGGATTCTATTTACCCATGTATTGGTCAAGCCGAGGGAAATTAACCAATACAGCCGATTTAATTCGTCTTATTATTCGAGATGAAGCCGTTCATGGTTATTATATTGGCTATAAATTTCAAAATCAGTTATTAAATAAATCCGAATTAGAGAAGCAAGATATTAAAGATTTTGCTTTCTCATTATTATTAGATTTATATGACAATGAAGTGAAATATACCGAAGATCTTTACGACACGGTAGGTTGGACAGAAGATGTCAAAAAATTTCTTCATTACAATGCAAATAAAGCATTAATGAATTTAGGGTATGAAGCTTTATTCCCTGATGAAATAACAAATGTAAGCCCTGCAATTCTTTCTTCATTATCGCCAGATGCAAATGAAAATCACGATTTCTTCTCTGGTTCAGGTTCATCTTATGTTATTGGAAAAACCATTAACACTGAAGATGATGATTGGGATTTTTAA
- the nrdI gene encoding class Ib ribonucleoside-diphosphate reductase assembly flavoprotein NrdI, translating to MQTAPLIYFSSRSENCHRFVQKLNLNATRIIEDETLLATQPFVLLCPTYGGGGTKGAVPKAVIQFLNIPENRQLIRGVIASGNTNFGAAYGLAGDIIAQKCQIPFLYRFELLGTPEDVNRVKTGLSTFWSSLTDQCVTR from the coding sequence ATGCAAACTGCACCTTTGATCTATTTTTCAAGTCGCTCTGAAAACTGCCATCGCTTTGTACAAAAGCTCAATTTAAATGCGACCAGAATTATTGAAGATGAAACATTGCTTGCAACACAACCCTTTGTGTTGCTTTGCCCAACTTATGGTGGTGGTGGTACTAAAGGTGCAGTTCCTAAAGCAGTTATTCAGTTTTTAAATATTCCTGAAAACCGCCAATTAATACGTGGAGTCATTGCTTCTGGAAATACTAACTTTGGTGCAGCTTACGGATTAGCTGGCGATATTATTGCACAAAAATGCCAAATCCCTTTTTTGTATCGATTTGAATTATTAGGTACGCCAGAAGATGTGAATCGCGTAAAAACAGGTTTAAGTACATTTTGGTCAAGTCTTACTGACCAATGCGTCACGAGATAA
- the lipA gene encoding lipoyl synthase, with the protein MSKPIQMERGVKYRDADKMALIPVKTVATEREQLLRKPDWMKIKLPADSSKIQGIKAAMRKNGLHSVCEEASCPNLAECFNHGTATFMILGAICTRRCPFCDVAHGRPNAPDPQEPEKLAQTIKDMGLRYVVITSVDRDDLRDGGAQHFADCIAAIRAKNPTIRIETLVPDFRGRMDKALEILTDTPPDVFNHNLENVPRVYRQVRPGANYQWSLTLLERFKQAHPDIPTKSGLMVGLGETNEEIIDVMRDLRKHGVTMLTLGQYLQPSRHHLPVQRYVSPDEFEYMKEQALAMGFTHAACGPFVRSSYHADLQAQGIEVK; encoded by the coding sequence ATGAGTAAACCTATTCAGATGGAACGCGGAGTTAAATATCGCGACGCCGATAAAATGGCACTTATTCCTGTTAAAACAGTCGCTACAGAACGTGAACAACTGCTACGCAAACCTGATTGGATGAAAATAAAGCTACCCGCTGACTCAAGTAAAATTCAGGGTATCAAAGCAGCAATGCGTAAAAATGGCCTTCATTCCGTCTGTGAAGAAGCCTCTTGCCCTAACCTTGCTGAGTGTTTTAACCACGGAACGGCAACCTTTATGATCTTGGGTGCAATTTGTACACGCCGTTGCCCATTCTGCGATGTCGCTCATGGCCGTCCTAATGCTCCCGATCCTCAAGAGCCAGAAAAACTTGCTCAAACTATTAAAGATATGGGATTACGCTACGTCGTAATTACGTCCGTAGACCGTGATGATCTACGTGATGGTGGTGCTCAACATTTTGCTGATTGTATTGCTGCAATTCGTGCAAAAAATCCAACGATCCGTATTGAAACATTAGTTCCTGATTTCCGTGGCCGTATGGATAAAGCGCTTGAGATCCTCACTGATACTCCACCAGATGTCTTTAACCATAACTTAGAGAATGTTCCTCGCGTTTATCGTCAAGTACGCCCAGGTGCTAACTATCAATGGTCGCTGACATTGTTAGAGCGTTTTAAGCAAGCTCACCCTGATATTCCAACAAAATCAGGTTTGATGGTCGGTCTTGGGGAAACCAACGAAGAAATTATTGACGTTATGCGTGATCTGCGTAAACATGGGGTAACGATGCTGACATTAGGGCAATATTTACAGCCAAGTCGTCACCATCTTCCTGTTCAACGCTACGTCAGTCCTGACGAGTTTGAATATATGAAAGAGCAAGCACTTGCGATGGGCTTTACCCATGCAGCTTGTGGGCCGTTTGTTCGCTCGTCTTATCATGCTGATCTTCAAGCTCAGGGGATTGAGGTTAAATAA
- the crcB gene encoding fluoride efflux transporter CrcB yields the protein MLNIAIAVFIGGGLGSVLRWLISYRLNSIFPHFATGTFIANCIGAFIIAFGIAWFSKAPHIDPIWKIMLTTGFCGGLTTFSTFSVEVVALLTEGKIGWALSTMGANLAGSFLMTAFAFWLLREM from the coding sequence ATGCTTAATATTGCAATTGCTGTATTTATAGGTGGTGGTTTAGGTAGCGTATTACGCTGGCTAATTAGCTACCGCCTAAATTCTATTTTTCCTCATTTTGCCACAGGCACCTTTATTGCTAACTGTATTGGTGCTTTTATTATTGCCTTTGGTATTGCTTGGTTTAGCAAAGCACCACATATTGATCCTATTTGGAAAATTATGCTAACTACGGGCTTTTGTGGCGGTTTGACAACGTTTTCAACCTTTTCAGTCGAAGTTGTCGCACTCTTAACTGAGGGGAAGATAGGATGGGCATTAAGTACGATGGGCGCTAACTTGGCGGGTTCATTTTTAATGACCGCATTTGCATTTTGGTTACTACGCGAGATGTAA
- the cspE gene encoding transcription antiterminator/RNA stability regulator CspE, with the protein MSKLKGNVKWFNETKGFGFITPEDGSKDVFVHFSAITSEGFKTLAEGQKVEFEVTDGAKGPSAANVVAI; encoded by the coding sequence ATGTCTAAATTAAAAGGTAACGTTAAGTGGTTTAACGAAACTAAAGGTTTTGGTTTTATCACTCCAGAAGATGGCAGCAAAGATGTATTTGTACACTTTTCCGCTATTACATCAGAAGGCTTTAAAACCCTTGCTGAAGGTCAAAAAGTAGAGTTTGAAGTTACTGACGGCGCGAAAGGGCCATCTGCTGCAAACGTTGTCGCTATCTAA
- a CDS encoding methylated-DNA--[protein]-cysteine S-methyltransferase, with translation MYQDYLDAPKGFPKPYISITANEKGITSLYFVNDKEAAVNSSPVINQCIKQLKEYFAGKRTTFSVPLAPEGTEFQSRVWKTLQTIPYGEIWSYKKLALTLGSVNYCRAVGMANSRNPISLIIPCHRVIGHNGKLVGYTGGLDIKRWLLQYEKVEVDE, from the coding sequence ATGTACCAAGACTATCTCGATGCACCTAAAGGCTTCCCAAAACCTTATATCTCTATCACTGCAAATGAAAAAGGGATCACGAGTCTCTATTTTGTGAATGACAAAGAGGCTGCCGTAAATTCGAGCCCCGTTATTAACCAATGTATAAAACAATTAAAAGAGTATTTTGCAGGTAAACGCACGACATTTTCGGTGCCATTAGCGCCAGAAGGAACGGAATTTCAAAGCCGTGTTTGGAAAACATTACAAACCATCCCTTATGGTGAAATTTGGAGTTATAAAAAATTGGCGCTTACATTAGGTTCGGTCAATTATTGCAGAGCGGTAGGAATGGCAAATTCACGCAATCCAATTTCTTTAATTATTCCTTGTCATCGAGTTATTGGTCATAACGGTAAGTTAGTCGGCTATACCGGTGGATTAGATATTAAGCGTTGGCTGCTTCAATATGAAAAGGTAGAAGTCGATGAATAG
- the nrdE gene encoding class 1b ribonucleoside-diphosphate reductase subunit alpha: protein MTQSTEQLDYHALNAMLNLYDEQGNIQFDKDKLATHHFFRQHVNQNTVFFHDLKEKLEFLVQQHYYEAQVLEQYEFAFIKQLFKHAYSKKFRFQSFLGAFKYYTSYTLKTFDGERYLERYEDRVCMVALTLAQGDTDLAIHLVDEIISGRFQPATPTFLNCGKQQRGELVSCFLLRIEDNMESIGRSVNSALQLSKRGGGVAFLLTNLREAGAPIKRIENQSSGVVPVMKMLEDAFSYANQLGARQGAGAVYLHAHHPDIYHFLDTKRENADEKVRIKTLSLGVVIPDITFELAKRNEDMYLFSPYDVERVYGVPMSEISVSEKYSEMVNNAQIRKKKIKAREFFQTLAEIQFESGYPYIMFEDAVNRANPIAGRINMSNLCSEILQVNSASEYHPDLSYRHIGHDISCNLGSMNIAMAMDSPNFAHTVSTAIRALSNVSEMTKIESVPSIEKGNLASHAIGLGQMNLHGYLAREGIYYGSEEALDFTNIYFYTVTYYALLASNQLAIEKKQQFKGFENSKYATGEYFNKYVSQQWLPKTQKVHQLFNQSNVHIPTQEDWQALKQSIMTHGIYNQNLQAIPPTGSISYINHSTSSIHPIAAPIEIRKEGKIGRVYYPAPFMTNENRQYYQDAYEIGAEKIIDTYAEASQHIDQGLSLTLFFSDEATTRDINKAQIYAWRKGIKTLYYIRIRQSALAGTEIKGCVSCAL from the coding sequence ATGACACAATCAACAGAACAACTGGATTACCATGCATTGAATGCCATGCTAAATCTCTATGATGAGCAAGGTAATATTCAGTTTGATAAAGATAAATTAGCAACACACCATTTTTTTCGTCAACATGTAAATCAAAACACAGTATTTTTTCATGATCTAAAAGAAAAACTCGAGTTCTTAGTACAACAACACTATTACGAAGCGCAAGTGTTAGAACAGTATGAATTTGCCTTTATCAAACAGCTATTCAAACATGCTTATAGTAAAAAATTTCGCTTTCAATCTTTCCTTGGTGCTTTTAAGTACTACACCAGTTATACCTTAAAAACCTTTGATGGAGAGCGCTATCTTGAACGCTATGAAGATCGCGTTTGTATGGTGGCTCTCACGCTTGCACAAGGCGATACTGATCTTGCTATTCATCTTGTAGATGAAATTATTAGTGGTCGTTTTCAACCCGCTACACCGACTTTTTTAAATTGCGGAAAACAACAACGCGGTGAATTGGTTTCCTGCTTTTTATTGCGTATAGAAGATAATATGGAATCTATCGGTCGATCGGTAAATTCCGCGTTACAGCTTTCTAAACGTGGCGGTGGTGTTGCATTTTTGCTCACTAATTTACGTGAAGCAGGTGCACCGATTAAACGTATAGAAAATCAATCTTCTGGCGTTGTTCCTGTTATGAAAATGCTTGAAGATGCTTTTTCTTATGCTAATCAGTTAGGTGCAAGACAAGGAGCTGGCGCTGTTTATCTTCATGCTCATCATCCAGATATTTACCATTTTCTTGATACAAAAAGAGAAAATGCAGATGAAAAAGTGCGAATAAAAACGCTCTCTTTAGGCGTTGTTATCCCTGATATCACGTTTGAATTAGCGAAACGCAATGAAGATATGTATCTCTTCTCACCTTATGATGTAGAGCGTGTTTATGGCGTACCTATGTCGGAAATCAGTGTGAGTGAAAAATACAGTGAGATGGTGAATAACGCGCAAATTCGTAAGAAGAAAATTAAAGCGAGGGAGTTTTTCCAAACACTTGCCGAAATTCAATTTGAGTCTGGCTATCCTTATATCATGTTTGAAGATGCGGTAAATCGTGCCAATCCTATCGCTGGTAGAATTAATATGAGCAATCTTTGCTCTGAAATTTTACAAGTAAACAGCGCCAGTGAGTATCACCCAGACTTAAGCTATCGCCATATTGGTCATGACATCAGTTGTAACTTAGGTTCTATGAATATTGCTATGGCAATGGATTCACCTAATTTTGCACATACCGTCAGCACGGCAATTAGAGCATTAAGCAATGTCTCTGAAATGACGAAAATTGAGTCCGTTCCTTCTATTGAAAAAGGTAATCTCGCTTCTCATGCCATTGGTTTAGGACAAATGAATTTACATGGCTACTTAGCGCGTGAAGGGATTTATTACGGCTCTGAAGAAGCATTAGATTTCACTAATATCTATTTTTATACCGTCACTTACTATGCGTTGTTAGCTTCAAATCAATTAGCCATTGAAAAAAAACAGCAGTTTAAAGGCTTTGAAAATTCGAAATACGCAACGGGTGAATATTTTAATAAATATGTATCACAACAATGGTTGCCTAAAACACAAAAAGTCCACCAGCTATTTAATCAATCTAATGTTCATATTCCGACACAGGAAGATTGGCAGGCTCTCAAGCAATCTATTATGACGCATGGGATCTATAACCAAAATTTACAGGCGATACCACCAACAGGATCTATTTCCTATATCAACCACTCTACATCGAGTATTCATCCTATTGCCGCACCAATAGAAATTAGAAAAGAAGGTAAAATTGGGCGAGTTTATTACCCAGCTCCCTTTATGACCAATGAAAACCGTCAGTATTATCAAGACGCCTATGAAATTGGGGCTGAGAAAATTATTGATACCTATGCTGAGGCTTCTCAACATATCGACCAAGGTTTATCGCTCACATTATTCTTTTCTGATGAAGCAACAACCCGTGATATTAACAAAGCGCAAATATATGCATGGCGTAAAGGTATTAAAACCTTGTATTACATTCGTATCCGACAATCTGCATTAGCAGGTACTGAAATCAAAGGCTGTGTTTCGTGCGCACTTTAA